One genomic segment of Erysipelotrichaceae bacterium 66202529 includes these proteins:
- a CDS encoding RnfABCDGE type electron transport complex subunit C, which produces MSLFKGPMRQHIPGHKELSDHVDIMEVKAGSKVYIPLICGPSVNLEILVKEGDHVSIGTKVAQCNERNVVPIFASVSGTVAGTQKLMHSSLKPVEHLVIENDGLYERIRSFEPLDYQHADRTALIDFMMNAGIIGLGGAGFPAYIKYKFAKDVKKLIINAVECEPFITADYKMIQAHREEFVTGVAAMKKMAMAPEAVIAIKKTHPDLIQFVEEAIKGMEGFSVAAVPDVYPMGWERVLVREIMHAEYEKLPGEVGAIVNNATTAIAFGEALLTGTPIVSKTLTVSGNAVKNPVNVQVPVGVPASEVIAACGGYTCEDVTLIAGGPMMGKTIVNDKFVIDRNMNALTILENKPFDSIACLRCGKCSDHCPAGLQPVRIAQAVKTNDKKAMEKLCAMDCIECGLCTYICPSRLDVTENVRRAKRQLMLAKK; this is translated from the coding sequence ATGTCATTGTTTAAAGGACCCATGCGTCAGCACATTCCGGGACATAAGGAACTTAGCGACCATGTAGACATCATGGAAGTGAAAGCCGGCAGCAAGGTATATATTCCTTTAATCTGCGGGCCTTCTGTGAATCTGGAAATCCTGGTTAAGGAAGGTGACCATGTTTCCATTGGTACGAAAGTTGCCCAGTGCAATGAACGTAATGTTGTTCCTATTTTTGCAAGTGTTTCCGGTACTGTAGCAGGTACGCAGAAGCTCATGCATTCTTCCCTGAAGCCGGTGGAGCATCTCGTCATTGAAAACGACGGACTATATGAGCGCATACGCTCATTTGAGCCGCTGGATTATCAGCATGCGGATCGTACAGCACTGATTGATTTCATGATGAATGCGGGAATCATCGGTCTGGGTGGTGCGGGATTCCCTGCATACATCAAGTACAAATTTGCAAAGGATGTAAAAAAGCTGATCATCAATGCGGTGGAATGTGAACCGTTTATCACTGCGGATTATAAGATGATTCAGGCACACAGGGAAGAATTTGTCACCGGTGTGGCAGCCATGAAGAAGATGGCAATGGCACCGGAGGCTGTGATTGCCATTAAAAAGACGCATCCGGATCTGATTCAGTTTGTCGAGGAAGCAATCAAGGGTATGGAGGGCTTCAGCGTTGCGGCTGTACCGGATGTATACCCAATGGGCTGGGAGCGTGTTCTGGTGCGTGAAATCATGCATGCGGAATATGAAAAGCTGCCGGGTGAGGTCGGTGCCATTGTCAATAATGCGACAACGGCGATTGCCTTCGGAGAGGCTCTGTTAACAGGAACGCCAATCGTAAGCAAGACGCTGACGGTTTCCGGAAATGCAGTAAAAAATCCTGTCAATGTACAGGTACCTGTCGGTGTTCCTGCATCCGAGGTCATTGCGGCATGCGGCGGCTACACCTGTGAGGATGTGACACTGATCGCCGGGGGGCCGATGATGGGGAAAACGATCGTCAATGATAAATTCGTCATCGACCGCAATATGAATGCATTGACCATTCTGGAGAATAAGCCGTTTGACAGCATTGCCTGTCTGCGCTGCGGAAAATGCTCGGATCACTGCCCGGCAGGCTTACAGCCGGTGCGCATTGCCCAGGCGGTAAAAACGAACGATAAGAAAGCCATGGAGAAGCTATGTGCCATGGATTGTATTGAGTGCGGTCTGTGTACATATATCTGTCCGTCCCGTCTGGATGTGACGGAAAATGTCCGCCGTGCAAAGCGTCAGCTGATGCTGGCTAAGAAGTAA
- a CDS encoding NADH:quinone oxidoreductase: MKFTFHASPNLRQKQSTQQIMLELMLGLLVVFAFSLIYYNQAWGFEHMLQAVKLLAVSLLVAFVTELAWAFFMKKDQKFDLPYIKKFMGGSFGWITAIILTLMCPISIRPYALGVSTFFAIFFAKLLFGGFGNNIFNPAAVGRAIVFATFMGATTDVITSATPTTVIASDFNWLVTNPEMIKDMMSEIGGLGTLLTGWYPGAIGETSAIIILLVGIVLSIRHVIDWRVPAVYLGSIFVLAAGIALLRGVGSYDGIPGFIWYPLVHVLTGGVVFGAVFMLTDPVTSPTSAQGRCIFALGAAIITVLIRVKANLPEGCLYSILMMNMLTPMIEKGLEGKQLALRKKATIIFSVIAVIGMGSVLLAGSVIEAKEPAPAVMLNTADKDVNKFEARLNGKTENSDGSTTFHVEAQGYASTEDPNIYNKFDITVKDDKIVSVVPTEINDTEYQGDKIDNPAFLDQFIGQDLKKDVEVEKNDVVTEATFSSKSTVRAVEEVRKALGY, translated from the coding sequence ATGAAATTTACATTCCATGCATCACCGAACTTACGTCAGAAGCAGAGCACACAGCAGATCATGCTGGAGCTGATGCTCGGGTTACTCGTGGTGTTTGCGTTTTCACTTATTTATTATAATCAGGCATGGGGCTTTGAGCACATGCTGCAGGCTGTCAAGCTGCTTGCGGTATCCCTGCTTGTTGCATTTGTAACAGAGCTTGCCTGGGCATTCTTTATGAAGAAGGATCAGAAATTCGATCTTCCGTATATTAAGAAATTTATGGGAGGATCCTTTGGCTGGATCACAGCGATTATCCTGACACTGATGTGTCCGATCAGCATCCGTCCTTATGCGCTGGGTGTTTCCACCTTCTTCGCAATCTTTTTTGCAAAGCTCTTGTTTGGGGGCTTTGGAAACAATATCTTCAATCCTGCGGCAGTCGGCAGAGCGATTGTCTTTGCGACCTTCATGGGAGCGACAACCGATGTGATCACCTCTGCAACGCCGACGACTGTGATTGCCTCTGATTTTAACTGGCTGGTGACAAATCCGGAAATGATCAAGGACATGATGAGTGAAATCGGTGGTCTTGGCACACTGCTTACCGGATGGTATCCGGGGGCAATCGGTGAAACGAGTGCCATTATCATTCTGCTGGTTGGTATTGTGCTGTCCATCCGCCACGTCATTGACTGGAGGGTTCCTGCGGTATATCTGGGGAGCATCTTCGTTCTGGCAGCCGGTATTGCCCTGCTGCGCGGTGTTGGCAGCTATGACGGTATTCCAGGCTTTATATGGTATCCGCTGGTGCATGTTTTAACGGGTGGCGTTGTCTTTGGTGCAGTCTTTATGCTGACTGATCCGGTGACCTCTCCAACAAGTGCACAGGGACGCTGTATCTTTGCACTGGGTGCTGCCATCATCACTGTACTGATTCGTGTAAAAGCAAATCTGCCGGAAGGCTGTCTGTATTCCATTCTGATGATGAATATGCTGACTCCGATGATTGAAAAAGGGCTGGAAGGAAAACAGCTGGCGCTGCGTAAAAAAGCGACCATCATCTTCAGTGTGATTGCTGTTATCGGTATGGGAAGCGTCCTGCTTGCCGGAAGCGTTATTGAAGCAAAAGAGCCTGCACCTGCTGTTATGCTGAATACAGCAGATAAGGACGTTAATAAATTTGAAGCCAGGCTGAATGGAAAAACTGAAAACAGCGATGGCTCTACAACCTTCCATGTGGAAGCACAGGGATATGCATCTACCGAGGATCCAAATATCTACAACAAATTTGATATCACAGTAAAGGATGATAAAATCGTTTCTGTGGTACCGACAGAAATCAATGATACGGAATATCAGGGGGACAAAATTGATAACCCTGCCTTCCTGGATCAGTTTATCGGACAGGATCTGAAAAAGGATGTTGAGGTTGAAAAAAACGATGTGGTAACAGAAGCTACGTTCTCTTCCAAATCGACGGTGCGTGCCGTTGAAGAAGTGCGTAAGGCTCTGGGATATTAG
- a CDS encoding FMN-binding protein has protein sequence MKKIIHLTVFLALIAALAGGALAFANNMTAPVIAANELAAEKETLKEIYPDVSDDAFVKVKDNASKTIEKIFKVEGKGYIFKMKVTGYKDGTSYLVALNKDGSVYDYVAISNGDTQGLGSKVTEQPFRDSLKGKDATGEEILDDTITGATVSSKPVIEGIREAAKYQAENLK, from the coding sequence ATGAAAAAGATCATACATCTGACTGTTTTCTTAGCTCTGATTGCTGCCCTTGCCGGAGGAGCACTGGCGTTTGCCAACAATATGACAGCTCCTGTCATCGCTGCCAATGAGCTGGCTGCGGAAAAGGAGACACTGAAGGAAATCTATCCGGATGTGAGTGATGATGCATTTGTAAAAGTAAAAGACAATGCTTCCAAAACCATTGAGAAAATCTTCAAGGTGGAAGGAAAGGGCTATATCTTCAAAATGAAGGTAACCGGCTATAAGGACGGTACCAGCTATCTGGTTGCCCTGAATAAGGATGGAAGCGTATATGACTATGTTGCTATTTCTAACGGAGATACACAGGGGCTTGGTTCCAAGGTTACGGAACAGCCATTTCGTGATTCTTTAAAGGGGAAGGATGCAACCGGTGAAGAGATTCTTGATGATACGATTACCGGAGCTACGGTTTCCAGTAAGCCGGTTATCGAGGGAATTCGCGAAGCAGCCAAATATCAGGCTGAGAATCTGAAATAG
- a CDS encoding RnfABCDGE type electron transport complex subunit E: MNRKENFTAGFIRENPVFSLYLGLCSTLAITTTLNNAIGMGVAVIVVLIMSNVIISLIRNITPSEIRIPVYIVIIATLVKIIQMLIKAYAPSLDSALGVFIPLIVVNCIILGRAEAFASKNGVFDSALDGLGMGLGYTVSIILMSAIRQIIATGILSFDNPFDAAQNIFSIRIIPEDFAISMFSQPFGAFCTFACLAAGLAAYKSHQQNKAKKLEKEAK, encoded by the coding sequence ATGAACCGTAAAGAAAATTTTACAGCAGGATTCATCCGTGAAAATCCTGTATTCTCTCTATATCTGGGACTTTGTTCCACCCTGGCCATCACGACCACGCTGAACAATGCCATCGGTATGGGAGTTGCTGTTATCGTTGTATTGATCATGTCCAATGTGATCATATCGCTGATTCGTAACATTACACCGTCAGAAATCCGAATTCCGGTGTATATCGTTATTATTGCGACACTTGTTAAAATCATCCAGATGCTGATTAAGGCATATGCGCCAAGTCTGGATTCCGCATTGGGAGTGTTTATCCCATTGATTGTTGTAAACTGTATTATTCTGGGACGTGCAGAAGCCTTTGCAAGTAAGAACGGGGTATTTGATTCTGCGCTTGACGGTCTTGGCATGGGGCTTGGATATACCGTATCCATCATCCTGATGTCCGCAATCCGTCAGATTATTGCAACGGGTATTCTGTCCTTTGACAATCCGTTCGATGCCGCTCAGAATATCTTCTCCATTCGTATTATTCCGGAGGACTTTGCGATTTCCATGTTCTCTCAGCCGTTTGGTGCATTCTGTACGTTTGCATGTCTGGCTGCCGGACTGGCTGCATATAAGTCTCACCAGCAGAATAAAGCGAAAAAACTGGAAAAGGAGGCGAAATAA
- a CDS encoding RnfABCDGE type electron transport complex subunit A, with product MNWSNLFVMLITFVFINNVVLNQFLGMCPFMGVSKKSSSAIGMGAAVTFVIVAASLVTYGLYYTVLDPLGLQYMDLITFILVIAALVQLVEMIIKKLSPSLYKALGVYLPLITTNCVVLNVTLNNITSGYNFAEMLTYSIAIPVGFTMVLYIFSTIRERLDACDTPLSWKGNPIALIVAAIMALAFSGLMGLV from the coding sequence ATGAACTGGAGCAATTTATTTGTTATGCTGATTACGTTTGTGTTCATTAACAACGTCGTCCTGAATCAGTTCCTAGGTATGTGCCCATTCATGGGGGTATCCAAAAAGAGCAGCTCTGCCATCGGTATGGGTGCTGCCGTTACCTTTGTTATCGTAGCTGCGTCTCTGGTAACCTATGGCCTGTATTACACAGTACTGGATCCGCTGGGACTTCAGTATATGGATTTGATCACCTTCATTCTGGTCATTGCCGCACTGGTACAGCTGGTCGAAATGATTATCAAGAAGCTGAGTCCTTCTCTATATAAGGCGCTGGGTGTATACCTGCCGCTGATTACGACAAACTGTGTCGTATTGAATGTAACCTTGAACAACATCACCAGCGGCTACAACTTCGCAGAGATGCTGACATATTCCATTGCTATTCCGGTCGGATTTACGATGGTACTGTACATCTTCTCTACGATTCGTGAGCGTCTGGATGCCTGTGATACTCCGCTTTCCTGGAAAGGAAATCCGATTGCCCTGATCGTTGCAGCAATCATGGCACTTGCCTTCAGCGGACTGATGGGTCTGGTTTAA
- a CDS encoding electron transporter RnfB, with protein MVTAIIMMLVLGAILGLGLGIADRFLSVEVDERIEKVSSMLPNYNCGSCGYAGCSGLAEALVEGEVTVVGTCKPCKPDQKAAIAEYLNTTPGPDGTCVKVKA; from the coding sequence ATGGTAACTGCAATCATTATGATGCTTGTTCTGGGAGCAATTCTTGGTCTGGGACTTGGAATTGCCGATAGATTTTTAAGTGTTGAAGTCGATGAGCGTATTGAAAAGGTCAGCAGCATGCTGCCGAACTATAACTGCGGCAGCTGCGGGTATGCGGGCTGCAGTGGACTTGCCGAGGCACTGGTGGAAGGTGAAGTCACTGTTGTCGGCACCTGCAAGCCTTGTAAACCGGATCAGAAAGCAGCCATTGCTGAATATCTGAATACAACACCGGGGCCGGATGGTACCTGTGTTAAAGTAAAGGCTTAA
- a CDS encoding glyoxalase/bleomycin resistance/dioxygenase family protein, which yields MINGYYCTNVFSKQAKAMIEFYRRVLEIPYIKTDVDESNGVYLGFIEHAPLLCIWDCEVFDTQPTGFQSFVFQTDNLDVTMKGLKEKGITLSDPVRYDWGTYEVRLHDIDGNEIVIVEHI from the coding sequence ATGATAAATGGATACTATTGTACAAATGTTTTTTCTAAGCAGGCAAAAGCAATGATTGAATTTTATAGAAGAGTATTAGAAATACCATATATTAAGACGGATGTTGATGAATCCAATGGAGTCTATCTTGGATTTATAGAACATGCACCATTGCTTTGTATATGGGATTGTGAGGTATTTGATACACAGCCGACTGGATTTCAATCCTTTGTTTTTCAAACAGATAATCTGGATGTAACTATGAAAGGTTTGAAGGAAAAAGGAATTACATTGTCTGATCCTGTTAGATATGACTGGGGAACTTATGAAGTTCGTTTACATGATATTGATGGGAATGAAATCGTTATTGTCGAGCATATCTAA
- a CDS encoding methyltransferase domain-containing protein has translation MNVENSIMATKQGFEDSFSSREYYDKQTQDGNHLNNILDFLPFKANMKLLDLGTGSGYLSFPIAKKYPNSFIVGLDIVEKALEVNRFKAKEENIQNISFITYDGVDFPFADNEFDMVISRYALHHFPDIQKSISEISRVIKSDGFLFISDPTPNISDTSRFVDGYMQLKKDGHIKFYTKEEWLQICGKYGLRFKKSFDSTIRFPKKKATAYGFDELLKKHDKEIIESYGLKIVGNEIYITERVNNILFYKQ, from the coding sequence ATGAATGTAGAAAACAGTATTATGGCCACGAAGCAAGGATTTGAGGATAGCTTCTCTTCAAGGGAGTATTACGATAAACAGACACAAGACGGAAATCATTTGAATAATATTCTCGATTTTTTACCATTTAAAGCGAATATGAAGCTTTTAGATTTAGGTACAGGAAGTGGCTATCTGTCTTTCCCTATAGCAAAAAAATATCCAAATAGTTTTATCGTTGGACTGGATATTGTTGAAAAAGCATTAGAAGTCAATCGTTTTAAGGCAAAAGAAGAAAACATCCAAAACATTAGCTTTATAACTTATGACGGTGTTGATTTTCCATTTGCTGATAATGAGTTTGACATGGTTATTTCAAGATATGCATTACATCATTTTCCAGATATACAAAAAAGTATTTCTGAAATTAGCCGTGTCATTAAATCAGATGGCTTCTTGTTTATTTCAGACCCTACACCTAACATCAGTGATACCAGCCGCTTTGTTGATGGGTACATGCAGTTAAAAAAAGATGGTCACATTAAGTTTTATACAAAAGAGGAATGGTTACAAATATGCGGTAAATATGGGCTGCGATTCAAGAAATCTTTTGATAGCACAATTCGATTTCCAAAGAAAAAAGCCACAGCTTACGGATTTGATGAATTATTAAAGAAACATGATAAAGAGATCATTGAGAGTTATGGACTTAAAATAGTGGGAAATGAAATATATATAACTGAACGGGTTAATAATATTTTATTTTATAAACAATAA